The genomic stretch GACGATGCCGCCGGTGGGGAAATCGGGTCCTTGGATGAAGCGCATCAGCTCATCCACCGTGACCTCATCCACCTCATCGTACCGATCGATCAGGTAAGCCACGGCGTCGCACACCTCGCCCAGGTTGTGGGGAGGGATGTTGGTCGCCATCCCCACCGCGATCCCCGAGGAGCCGTTAATCAGGAGGTTGGGCAGCAGGGCGGGCAGGACGGACGGCTCCTGCAGGCTGCCATCGAAGTTAGGGGTGAAGTCCACCGTGTCCTTCTCGATGTCGGCCAGCATCTCCCGGGCCATCTCCGCCAGCCGGGCCTCCGTATACCGCATGGCCGCGGCGTTGTCCCCGTCGATGGAGCCGAAGTTGCCCTGGCCGTCCACCAGCGGATAGCGCATGGAGAAGTCCTGCGCCATGCGCACCATCGCGTCGTACACGGCCGTGTCGCCGTGGGGATGGTACTTGCCCAGGACCTCGCCCACGATGCGGGCGGACTTCTTGTAGGGCTTATCGTGGGTCAGCCCCATATCATGCATGGCGTACAGGATCCGTCGCTGGACCGGCTTCAGCCCATCGCGCACGTCGGGCAACGCCCGGGCCACGATGACGCTCATGGCGTAGTCCAGGTACGCCTGCTGCATCTCCTGATCGATATCGATCTGCTTTACATTCCCTATCGATGCGCTCATGCTTCTACCCTCGTCCGTTTTCGGTCCCGGGGATCAGATGGTTGGAGATCGAGGATTGGGGATTCGAGATCAGGGAATTGGAAAGTAAGGAATTGGGAATCAGAGATCAAGCTTTCCCCATCCTCCTCAGGTTCTCAAAACTGATCCGGGCGCTCTCCATGGAGGGGCGGCGACAGCGATCCTGTTCGACCACGTACCAATGTACCTGAGCCGCCTCGGAGGCCTCGAAGATGGGCGCCCACTCGATGACTCCCTCGCCCACCTCGGCGAAGAAGCGCTCGTCCCCAGGCTCCATGTCCTTGAGATGGATCAGGGCCATCCGGTCCGCATACCTTCGAATGTAAGCCGTCGGGTCCTGTCCGGCATATCGGACCCAGTAGACGTCCAATTCCGCCTTGACCAGGTCCGGATCCGTCAACTCATACAGCCAATCCAGGGCGAACTTGCCGTCAAACGCCTCGAACTCGAAGGCGTGGTTGTGGTAGCAGAACTGCATCCCGGCCTGCTGCACATCCCGGCCGATCCGGTTGAACAGCTCCGCCAGGCGACGCCAGTCGTCCAGCGTCCGCCGCCGATCTTCCGGCACGGATGGCAGGATGATGAACGGATTGCCGATGGCCCGGTTGTACTCGATCACGCCGGGCAGGTCCTGCTCCAGCATGCTCAAGCCGATGTGACTCCCGGCCACCCGCAAGCCCAGATCCTCCAAGATGGCTTTCAGCTCGGCGGCCGACAGGCCGAAGGTGCCCGCCAGCTCGACGCCCGCGTACCCGATCTCCGCCACCTGCCGCAGCGCGGCGGTGAAATCCTTTTCTGCTACGTCACGAACGGTGTACATCTGCAATGCGATGGGGATGTTGGGCATGGGAACTCCTCTTTTTTAATGAATGAAGTCCTTACTCTTGCTGCGCAAGCTGCTCCAGCAGCTCAGCAAATGCCAACAGCTCACGTCGGACCTGGTCAAACGTCGGTGTCAATTGATCCACCAAACTTTGGAGACGCCCCGGATCGAATTGAAAGGCGTAAACGTTAGCCACATAGCGCCCGTTCACAGATCCACTCCCTCCCGTTCGATCACGGACCGCAGCCACTCCGGACAAGCGCCCATATCCACGAGATTTACCTCGATCTCATCATCGATGTCTAAAACGGCGCCGATAGCCCGAAACGTATCCTCAGGACGAATTCCCCAAGCCGCGACGTCCACATCCGACCACGGGGTGAAACATTCTTCATGCACCAGCGAGCCAAACACCACAATTCGAGTCGCTCCAAACCGATCTTTCAAGAGACGGGCGGCGCGTCGAGCGGCCTCCCAGGCCCGTCTCCGTCGGCGAACCAGAGCCTGGCGCTCATGCGCCCAACGGCGTCGAGTCGCCTCTCGATATGCTTCTATCTCCTCTGGCGTTAGTTCTAAAGCTGTGAGCATAGCACTTCCGAACAAGCAGGTTTATCCTGCGGCGAAATGAAAGACCGGC from Chloroflexota bacterium encodes the following:
- a CDS encoding nucleotidyltransferase domain-containing protein, whose amino-acid sequence is MLTALELTPEEIEAYREATRRRWAHERQALVRRRRRAWEAARRAARLLKDRFGATRIVVFGSLVHEECFTPWSDVDVAAWGIRPEDTFRAIGAVLDIDDEIEVNLVDMGACPEWLRSVIEREGVDL
- a CDS encoding TIM barrel protein; the encoded protein is MPNIPIALQMYTVRDVAEKDFTAALRQVAEIGYAGVELAGTFGLSAAELKAILEDLGLRVAGSHIGLSMLEQDLPGVIEYNRAIGNPFIILPSVPEDRRRTLDDWRRLAELFNRIGRDVQQAGMQFCYHNHAFEFEAFDGKFALDWLYELTDPDLVKAELDVYWVRYAGQDPTAYIRRYADRMALIHLKDMEPGDERFFAEVGEGVIEWAPIFEASEAAQVHWYVVEQDRCRRPSMESARISFENLRRMGKA